The window AAGGAGGGCGCGGAGGCCACCAGGGCGATGGTGCGACGGGTGATCGCCCGGGCCACGGCCGTCCCATCGGCCCGATAACCTGCATCCACCGGGACGTAGATCAAGCGCAGCCCGAGGAGCTGAGCGGCCTTCTCGAAAGCCGCGTGGGCGGTGACCGGGAGCACCACCTCCGGCCGGACGATCCCCCGCGTCTCCCGGGCCCAGTCCCGATAGGCCTTCATCGCCAGCAGGATGCTCTCCGTCCCGCATGAGGTCACCGTCCCCACGATCTCCTCGCCCGCGGCGTCCGCGCCCAGCATGTGCGCGGTCATGGAGACGATCTCCGCCTCCATCCGCGCCACGCTGGGCCAGAGATCCGGGTGGAGGGGGTTGGCTTGGGAGAAAAGGGCGTAGACGCGGTTCAGGAAGGCCACATGGGGTTCCCCGCCGTGATACACCGCCCCCGAGGCATAGCCCTTCCGCCATCGCGGCTCCTCCCGGGCCGCCAGCGCTTCCAGGTGCCGAAACACCCACTCCGGGGAACGCCCCTCCAGGGGCAACCGGTGGAAGGCGGGAAGATCCCGGTAAGGCTTGAGGAGCGGCTCCAGCCCTCGCAACACCTCCGCGTATTCCTCCTCCAGGCGACGCTCCACCCCGGGCATCGCCCGCACCGGTCGCTCCAGCCGGGCAAGCCATGAACGAAGCCCTCGCCGGAGGAATTCCCACAACCCGCCTTCGCGCAGCATCCCCATCGCTCCTGAGGGATCCACCCTCTCAGACGAAGAGCGAGCGGCGGCGGTGAAGACGGCGATAAATGCCGCGGGTCGCCCGATAAAAGGCCAGGAACTCCCGGAACAGCGCGTCGTAGCGCGCGCGGTTGGCGGGATCCGGGCGGAAGGTGGCGGCGATGGGCACCCGCTCCGGGATCTCCGCCCATGTCAGCTCGCCGAGGGCCACCGCGGCCAGCAGGGCGACCCCGCGCAGGGCGGCCAGCTGCGGCTCCTGCACCGTATGGATCGTCCGGTTCAGGACATCCGCCATGATCTGGCCCCAGATGGCGGAGCGCGCCCCGCCCCCGATGAAGCGGATGTGATCCACGCGATGCCGGAGGAAACCCTCCACCGCCTCTAACAGCCAGCGGGTGTTATAAGCGACGCCTTCGAAAACCGCGCGCACCAGATGTTCCCGTCGGGTCTCCAGGGAGAGGTTGAAAAACCCCCCGCGCAGGGCGCTGTCCTCCACCGGCGTTCGCTCCCCATACAGCCATGGCGCAAACAACAGGCCCCCGCTCCCCGGCGGAGCCTGGGCCGCGAGGGCGTCCAGGAGCGGCTCGGGGAGAGGGGCCGTTGCGGTGGGATCCTGGAGCAGCCGGCCCAGGACCTGCAGGCAGGCTCCTGCCGTCTCCTGCTCGTTGGCGATGAAATAACGGCCGGGGATCGCGGAGGGGAGCGTGGTCATGTTCCGAAGGAGATCCACCCGGCGGAACGGCACGTGACAGGTGAGCCAGGAGGAAGTGCCCAGATAGAGGTGGGGAGCCTCATCCGCCACCGCCCCGGAGCCGACCGCTCCGGCCTGCACATCCGGCGTCCCCACGATCACCGGGATCCCCGGGCGGAGGTCCAGGTCCCAAGCCGCTTCCGGCCGGAGCGGGCCCAGGATCTCCACCGCCTTCCGGAGGTCGGGGAGCTTCTCCCGATCCACGCCCGCCGCCCGGAGCAACGCGGGATGATAGTCGATCCGATGGATGTCCCGGTTGTCCGTGAGCCAGAAGAGGGCGATGGAATCGTAGGAAGCGGCGGCGCACCCGGTCAGGCGGAGGTTCAGGTAGTCCTTCGCCTCCAGGAACTTCCAGGTCTCCCGATAGACCTCAGGGCGACGGCGACGCAGATAGAGGAGATGCGCGAACGAATCCTTCCCCGAATGACCCGGGATCCCTCCTGTCAGCCGGATCCAGAGGATCAGGCGATCGAGCCGGTAGCCCGCCACGGAGGGGAAGCCGCCGAACATCTCCTCCACCTCCGGCGCGCCCCGCGCGTCCATCCAGAGGATCGCAGGGGTTAACGGAGCCCCTTCGCGATCCACCGGACGAGGGTGGACCACATGCCGGTGCAGCCGATGGCGACGATGCGATCCCGGGCTTCCGGGATCCCTTCCAGCAAGCGATGGGTGGCCCGCCGGATGGCCTCCCACCATTCATGGGGATCCTGTTCCGCCCCGCCGTCCGGCAGGAGGGACAGCCGGGTGGGCTCCTTCTCCCAGGCCAGGAGCTCTCCCTGCGTCGAGACCAGACCC is drawn from Thermoflexus hugenholtzii and contains these coding sequences:
- a CDS encoding aminotransferase class V-fold PLP-dependent enzyme produces the protein MLREGGLWEFLRRGLRSWLARLERPVRAMPGVERRLEEEYAEVLRGLEPLLKPYRDLPAFHRLPLEGRSPEWVFRHLEALAAREEPRWRKGYASGAVYHGGEPHVAFLNRVYALFSQANPLHPDLWPSVARMEAEIVSMTAHMLGADAAGEEIVGTVTSCGTESILLAMKAYRDWARETRGIVRPEVVLPVTAHAAFEKAAQLLGLRLIYVPVDAGYRADGTAVARAITRRTIALVASAPSFPHGVIDPVPEIAALARARGIGCHVDACLGGFILPWAERLGYPVPPFDFRLPGVTSISVDPHKYGYAPKGVSVILYRGRALRRYQYFAATDWPGGLYATPTLLGSRPGGLIAAAWAAMIALGEQGWTTVGNFIIELISKFSRR
- a CDS encoding FGGY-family carbohydrate kinase, coding for MIVGTPDVQAGAVGSGAVADEAPHLYLGTSSWLTCHVPFRRVDLLRNMTTLPSAIPGRYFIANEQETAGACLQVLGRLLQDPTATAPLPEPLLDALAAQAPPGSGGLLFAPWLYGERTPVEDSALRGGFFNLSLETRREHLVRAVFEGVAYNTRWLLEAVEGFLRHRVDHIRFIGGGARSAIWGQIMADVLNRTIHTVQEPQLAALRGVALLAAVALGELTWAEIPERVPIAATFRPDPANRARYDALFREFLAFYRATRGIYRRLHRRRSLFV